In Candidatus Eisenbacteria bacterium, one DNA window encodes the following:
- a CDS encoding phospholipase D family protein, with the protein MNPRTVTRHFLASCQDTLRIVMYKFTDKKTAQWIKTLLKQGVVVEMVMDGQAAVDENERPWAALVSRGMQLRIWPPRSGKLHAKFALADGSDLLTGSSNWTSSGMVGNFEVLLWSRTPSVVASYEEIFRSLWQAAEPLQGEDEK; encoded by the coding sequence GTGAATCCAAGAACCGTAACCCGCCATTTTCTAGCAAGTTGCCAGGATACACTGCGCATCGTGATGTACAAGTTCACCGATAAGAAGACGGCCCAGTGGATTAAAACTCTTCTCAAGCAAGGCGTTGTGGTGGAAATGGTTATGGACGGACAAGCAGCGGTCGATGAGAATGAGAGACCGTGGGCGGCCCTCGTCTCCCGGGGAATGCAGCTGAGGATCTGGCCGCCCCGCTCCGGCAAACTGCATGCAAAATTCGCACTGGCAGATGGTTCGGATCTCCTTACCGGTTCGAGCAACTGGACCTCCAGCGGCATGGTTGGGAATTTCGAAGTTCTGCTCTGGAGCCGAACACCTTCTGTTGTGGCATCCTACGAAGAAATATTCCGGAGTCTTTGGCAGGCGGCTGAACCCCTGCAGGGGGAGGATGAGAAGTGA
- a CDS encoding sodium:alanine symporter family protein: protein MTWNILEDIVEHGNTLVWSTPEKLPWLVVLLVGTGIFITVRLGGIQFRGFRHSIDVIRGKYDDPHDEGDINHFQALTTALSATVGVGNIAGVATAIHYGGPGAMFWMWITAIFGMALKYAECTLAMRYRTFDGAGKASGGPMYFIEKGLGKNFKFLAILFAVCGVFSSFGSGNMNQANTVSVSAAADFSAPSWIVGLILASLVALVILGGIRRIGNVTSRLAPGMAIIYSVGALAILVINAGKIPGVFAQILTEAFSPRASLGGTAAGIFSLTLLWGVKRGLFSNEAGQGSAPIAHAAAKTTEPAREGVVAMIGPFIDTIVICTFTGLVILSTGVWDNRKPDSIAPLSRIQVRALPEVHRLHPMTEDEIRQQEPFIGSVNVQDGVPEGLAFFANDGIVDNIRLIVGDEEVSGSLEVSEDGSIVLTDGPWAGAIPMLKGAMLQNSSALTAWAFQRGLAPFGNWGNLVVTLCVFLFALSTIISWSYYGDRCVEYLFGVRWVPFYKLFFVGFVFLGAVKSLEIVWAYGDFALGLMAVPNLIALVALNGKVRAMTQDYFSRTHLPIKGRQDKPHRPLVSR, encoded by the coding sequence ATGACCTGGAATATCCTCGAAGATATCGTCGAACATGGCAACACCCTTGTTTGGTCGACGCCGGAGAAACTTCCTTGGCTGGTGGTTCTTCTGGTGGGGACGGGTATCTTTATCACCGTGCGTTTGGGTGGGATTCAGTTCCGCGGATTCCGGCACAGTATTGATGTCATCCGCGGGAAATATGACGATCCCCATGACGAGGGGGATATCAATCACTTCCAAGCCCTCACGACCGCGCTTTCGGCCACCGTCGGTGTCGGAAATATCGCCGGCGTCGCCACCGCCATTCATTACGGCGGACCGGGCGCCATGTTCTGGATGTGGATCACCGCCATCTTCGGGATGGCCCTAAAATACGCCGAATGCACCCTCGCGATGCGCTATCGCACCTTCGATGGCGCCGGCAAAGCCTCCGGCGGGCCGATGTATTTCATTGAGAAGGGCCTCGGCAAAAACTTCAAATTCCTCGCCATCCTCTTTGCCGTTTGCGGGGTTTTCTCCTCCTTCGGCAGCGGCAATATGAATCAAGCCAATACCGTGTCGGTCAGCGCCGCCGCTGATTTCAGCGCGCCGTCATGGATCGTCGGTCTTATCCTCGCTTCGTTGGTCGCCCTGGTTATCCTCGGCGGCATCCGGCGGATCGGCAATGTCACCAGCCGTCTTGCGCCCGGCATGGCCATTATCTACTCCGTCGGCGCGCTTGCCATCCTCGTCATCAATGCGGGTAAGATCCCGGGCGTTTTCGCTCAAATCCTCACCGAGGCTTTTTCACCGCGGGCCAGTCTCGGCGGGACGGCCGCCGGTATCTTCAGCCTTACCCTGCTTTGGGGCGTTAAACGGGGGCTCTTCTCAAACGAAGCGGGCCAGGGAAGCGCGCCGATCGCGCATGCCGCGGCGAAGACGACCGAGCCGGCGCGTGAAGGCGTCGTCGCTATGATCGGCCCCTTCATAGATACAATAGTCATTTGTACATTTACCGGTCTCGTCATCCTCAGCACCGGCGTCTGGGATAACCGCAAACCCGATTCGATCGCGCCGCTCAGCCGCATCCAGGTTCGCGCCCTTCCTGAAGTCCACAGGCTCCATCCCATGACCGAGGATGAAATCCGGCAGCAGGAGCCTTTCATTGGCTCCGTTAATGTACAAGATGGCGTTCCCGAGGGATTGGCCTTTTTCGCCAACGACGGCATCGTTGACAATATCCGTCTTATCGTCGGCGATGAGGAGGTCTCCGGATCTCTTGAAGTGAGTGAGGATGGTTCGATCGTTCTGACGGATGGACCCTGGGCCGGCGCGATACCAATGCTCAAAGGCGCCATGTTGCAGAACTCTTCGGCCCTTACCGCATGGGCCTTCCAGCGGGGTCTCGCCCCCTTTGGAAACTGGGGCAATCTCGTCGTGACCCTCTGTGTTTTTCTCTTCGCCCTCTCCACCATCATCTCATGGTCATACTATGGCGATCGTTGTGTCGAATATCTCTTTGGTGTCCGATGGGTTCCATTCTACAAACTTTTCTTTGTCGGATTTGTTTTTCTCGGCGCCGTGAAATCCCTCGAGATCGTCTGGGCCTATGGCGATTTTGCGCTCGGTCTCATGGCCGTCCCGAATCTGATAGCATTGGTCGCGCTCAACGGCAAGGTCCGGGCGATGACACAGGATTACTTCAGCCGGACGCATCTGCCCATCAAAGGAAGGCAGGACAAGCCCCACCGGCCCTTGGTGAGCCGATAA